In a genomic window of Gigantopelta aegis isolate Gae_Host chromosome 9, Gae_host_genome, whole genome shotgun sequence:
- the LOC121382375 gene encoding signaling mucin HKR1-like — protein sequence MSDFKEPPPPSYAESQNYPQFGTVPPSQPMSSSIFTYTSTPSAPSAVQSSIEPAATPPYPLPVQATQYSSPSLAQYGTQYGFSSYAQTYGPSPAAPIQAAYQTATPYCNVPGSTASGVVYNPIHGTAQTYSVQNVPAGYTTTPLAYGTTSNIVNRQRQKKIVIFVCMFIIIIVITMVIFFSVFL from the exons ATTTTAAGGAGCCACCTCCGCCATCCTATGCAGAGTCCCAGAACTATCCTCAGTTTGGTACCGTACCACCGAGCCAGCCCATGTCATCATCCATCTTCACTTACACATCCACACCATCTGCTCCATCTGCAGTCCAGTCAAGCATAGAGCCTGCAGCCACTCCCCCATATCCACTGCCAGTGCAAGCAACACAGTACAGTTCTCCATCACTTGCTCAGTACGGAACCCAGTACGGATTCAGCAGCTACGCTCAGACCTACGGCCCCAGTCCAGCCGCGCCCATCCAGGCAGCGTACCAGACGGCCACGCCGTATTGCAACGTGCCAGGCTCGACGGCGTCGGGAGTCGTTTACAACCCCATACATGGAACAGCACAGACGTACTCTGTACAGAATGTACCAGCAGGGTACACCACAACGCCACTG GCATATGGTACGACCTCAAACATAGTCAACAGACAGCGGCAGAAGAAAAtagttatttttgtgtgcatgtTTATTATCATCATAGTAATAACCATGGTGATCTTTTTTTCAGTGTTTCTGTAG